The proteins below come from a single Microbulbifer sp. Q7 genomic window:
- a CDS encoding sulfite exporter TauE/SafE family protein: protein MFDWGVLGAALAIGFLGSSHCIGMCGGISGALGLAVPGQKAAWPRLIGYSTGRVASYSLMGLLVGMLGAYVAADIASGLAPLRIVAGLMLIAMALYLADWWRGLVWLERGGAWLWRGLQPLSRRLLPVNSTPQAIALGALWGWLPCGLVYSALAFALAQGSGEQAALTMLAFGLGTVPAVLATGAAAARLRTLVQKPGVRLGMALLVFSFGAWTLWGAVGHGGHGAHGEHGSHDTHSSHDTHSSHGAHSGGHSRHGLQAPDSGNVPDDAGGHHHHHSHMQQAGVEEATLENEVVPADSASEESRVSTND, encoded by the coding sequence ATGTTCGACTGGGGTGTACTGGGGGCGGCGCTCGCAATCGGTTTTCTCGGCAGCAGCCACTGTATCGGCATGTGCGGCGGAATTTCCGGTGCCCTGGGGCTGGCTGTTCCCGGGCAAAAAGCGGCTTGGCCACGGTTGATCGGCTACTCCACAGGCCGTGTGGCCAGTTATTCCCTGATGGGCTTGCTGGTCGGGATGCTGGGGGCTTACGTGGCCGCGGATATCGCTAGTGGCCTGGCGCCACTGCGTATTGTGGCGGGTCTCATGCTGATTGCCATGGCCCTGTATCTTGCCGACTGGTGGCGAGGGCTGGTGTGGCTCGAGCGGGGTGGCGCCTGGTTGTGGCGGGGCCTGCAGCCACTGTCGCGCCGTTTACTGCCGGTGAATTCTACCCCGCAGGCTATTGCCTTGGGCGCACTTTGGGGGTGGCTGCCCTGTGGCCTGGTGTACAGCGCGCTGGCGTTTGCGCTGGCTCAGGGGAGTGGTGAGCAGGCGGCACTCACCATGCTCGCGTTCGGTCTCGGCACCGTGCCCGCGGTGCTGGCGACCGGTGCCGCGGCCGCCCGACTGCGTACTCTGGTGCAAAAGCCCGGAGTGCGCCTTGGCATGGCGCTGCTGGTCTTCTCGTTTGGCGCCTGGACACTGTGGGGCGCGGTCGGTCACGGGGGGCACGGCGCTCACGGGGAGCACGGTTCTCACGATACGCACAGTTCTCACGATACGCACAGTTCTCACGGCGCCCACTCCGGCGGCCATTCCCGCCACGGCCTGCAGGCTCCGGATTCCGGCAATGTCCCGGATGACGCAGGCGGGCACCATCATCACCACTCTCATATGCAGCAAGCAGGCGTCGAAGAGGCCACCCTGGAGAATGAGGTGGTCCCCGCTGATTCGGCCAGCGAGGAATCTCGCGTCAGCACAAACGACTGA
- a CDS encoding isoprenylcysteine carboxylmethyltransferase family protein, protein MKKIKNKSVGVGSSGQKKYRAHRQKTSGGAAGQNAAHGIAGDGSQCPEAPTRVWINLIALAISLAAVVWLREYGQDFAVRTQSLVVVAVALALPIIVLEWLFLKPYRNPSAGLDFRRANYSLGRTALKLLGFYLSVGSVAFVYWLFPEYHGSFYDNYFTVVKAVLPWWMLLAAPYFYLIDGAMQSPKDSYWQLGSWIMGNRKGVSGKAIGQLYLGWLVKLFFLPLMFVYLGNNLNTLLNFDFARLFGSFKAVFDFTFNFLFYIDLLFVTVGYVCTLRLFDSHIRTAEPSFLGWGVALIGYQPFWSLFSGTYLKYDDAPAWGYWFWDTPMMYGIWGTGILLLIAIYVWASIPFGIRFSNLTHRGILTNGPYRFTKHPAYVSKNLSWWMISMPFMVSASGPEALRQSLLLLLVNFIYFMRARTEERHLSWDPTYVAYARYIEQRGMFAVLGRWFPLLRFGNGRLFYRGKDAPAAEPLVSGDLSPAKPA, encoded by the coding sequence ATGAAAAAAATAAAAAACAAGTCTGTTGGGGTTGGTAGCTCCGGTCAAAAAAAATACCGTGCCCATCGCCAGAAAACGTCGGGGGGCGCAGCCGGGCAAAACGCAGCCCACGGTATTGCCGGTGACGGGAGCCAATGCCCCGAGGCACCCACCCGCGTGTGGATCAATCTTATCGCGCTGGCCATTTCCCTGGCAGCGGTGGTTTGGTTGCGCGAGTACGGCCAGGACTTCGCGGTAAGAACCCAGTCCCTGGTGGTGGTGGCTGTAGCGTTGGCGCTACCCATCATTGTGCTGGAGTGGCTGTTCCTCAAACCCTACCGCAACCCTTCTGCCGGCCTCGACTTCCGCCGTGCCAATTACAGTCTCGGGCGCACCGCACTGAAACTCCTAGGCTTTTATTTAAGTGTGGGCTCGGTGGCCTTCGTCTACTGGCTGTTCCCCGAGTATCACGGCTCCTTTTACGACAATTACTTCACCGTGGTGAAGGCCGTTCTGCCCTGGTGGATGCTGCTGGCGGCGCCTTACTTCTACCTGATCGACGGCGCCATGCAGTCGCCTAAAGACAGCTACTGGCAGCTGGGTAGCTGGATAATGGGTAACCGCAAGGGGGTGTCGGGCAAAGCCATCGGCCAGCTGTATCTGGGCTGGTTAGTAAAGCTTTTCTTTCTGCCGCTGATGTTTGTCTACCTGGGCAACAACCTGAATACGCTGCTGAATTTTGATTTTGCGCGCTTGTTTGGCAGCTTCAAGGCGGTGTTCGATTTCACGTTCAACTTCCTGTTTTACATCGACTTGCTGTTTGTCACCGTGGGTTACGTGTGCACCCTGCGGCTATTTGACTCCCACATTCGCACCGCGGAACCGAGCTTTCTCGGTTGGGGTGTGGCACTGATTGGCTACCAGCCGTTCTGGAGCCTATTTTCCGGTACCTATTTGAAGTACGACGATGCGCCCGCCTGGGGTTACTGGTTCTGGGATACGCCGATGATGTACGGCATCTGGGGCACGGGCATCCTGCTGCTGATTGCGATTTATGTGTGGGCCAGTATTCCTTTTGGCATTCGATTTTCGAATCTTACCCACCGGGGCATCCTCACCAATGGCCCCTACCGTTTTACCAAGCACCCGGCGTACGTGAGTAAAAACCTCTCCTGGTGGATGATCTCAATGCCGTTTATGGTCAGCGCCAGCGGCCCCGAGGCATTGCGACAGTCGCTGCTGTTATTGTTGGTGAATTTTATTTATTTCATGCGTGCACGCACGGAGGAGCGGCATCTCTCCTGGGATCCCACTTACGTTGCCTATGCCCGTTATATCGAGCAGCGTGGCATGTTCGCCGTTCTCGGCCGGTGGTTCCCGCTGTTGCGCTTCGGCAACGGCAGGTTGTTCTATCGCGGTAAGGATGCGCCGGCGGCGGAGCCGCTGGTAAGTGGTGATCTTTCTCCGGCCAAGCCGGCCTGA
- a CDS encoding glycosyltransferase family 39 protein: MLLNGNLKAAASRLPPQLLRINRRWLLYAGLYLLIALGCWLRIEHVFTYNPIDHIWSDPQRHWEQGTETLRTDPMTLTDPVMYQLYIGILAKLTLKEPLLIALYTALLACLTPWIWYRFARELLPSRLQATAIWAGISLLPSWIAIYGYFMQETLLLPLLGAALYASWRCRRKQSVASFLLMVVLWVAAGLTRGIAIPFAAVVTTWLWLVQPQKIAKAGYSLMLLGLIMGPLAYRSYSAMHLIAPHGVGNLNALYTRSGKRDIHISYDREGARWTYWFASPAMGAKPLAPLSDWTSSREGKVYAHIDITKGSEDWRAAMARYPMTAERYLTLAGENLVYLFFGSSWPDNNRARWLEAVNHHSRWIWAPATLFLLLGTLILWRRLGNSRLLSVLIFTWVLVQGLLPISVNEGRYRKPAEGLLLVQAFVLAGALRRRRAYEDKESGERMAVETADARGEGPPPVQPIEAPKLPESPESPAQDHVPA, from the coding sequence GTGCTTTTAAATGGCAATCTGAAGGCGGCCGCCAGCCGGCTGCCTCCCCAGCTACTGCGGATAAATCGGCGTTGGCTTTTGTATGCCGGCCTGTACCTGCTGATCGCGCTGGGTTGCTGGCTGCGTATTGAGCACGTATTTACCTATAACCCCATCGACCATATCTGGAGCGATCCGCAGCGGCACTGGGAGCAGGGCACTGAAACCCTGCGCACCGACCCAATGACCCTCACCGATCCGGTGATGTATCAGTTGTATATCGGCATCCTCGCCAAACTGACGCTGAAAGAGCCGCTGCTGATTGCGCTGTACACTGCGCTGCTCGCCTGCCTGACCCCCTGGATCTGGTATCGCTTTGCCCGCGAGCTTTTACCCTCGCGCCTGCAGGCCACGGCCATTTGGGCGGGCATATCACTACTGCCGTCCTGGATTGCCATCTATGGCTATTTCATGCAGGAAACCCTATTGCTGCCGTTACTCGGTGCCGCCCTGTACGCCAGCTGGCGATGTCGGCGCAAACAGTCGGTGGCCAGTTTTCTTCTGATGGTGGTTCTCTGGGTGGCCGCGGGATTGACCCGTGGGATTGCCATTCCTTTTGCCGCCGTGGTCACCACCTGGTTGTGGCTGGTACAGCCACAGAAAATCGCCAAGGCGGGCTATAGCCTGATGCTGCTGGGGTTGATCATGGGGCCACTGGCGTATCGCAGTTATTCCGCCATGCACCTGATTGCCCCCCACGGTGTGGGCAACCTGAATGCGCTGTACACCCGCTCGGGCAAGCGGGATATTCATATCAGTTACGATCGCGAAGGGGCGCGCTGGACTTACTGGTTTGCCTCCCCGGCCATGGGGGCCAAGCCATTGGCACCGCTCAGTGACTGGACCTCGAGCCGGGAGGGCAAGGTCTACGCGCATATTGATATCACCAAAGGCAGTGAAGACTGGCGCGCGGCCATGGCTCGCTACCCGATGACCGCCGAGCGCTATCTGACGCTCGCCGGTGAAAACCTGGTGTATCTGTTTTTTGGGTCCTCCTGGCCGGATAACAATCGTGCGCGCTGGTTGGAAGCGGTGAATCATCACAGCCGATGGATCTGGGCGCCGGCCACACTGTTCTTACTTCTGGGTACGTTGATTTTGTGGCGGCGGCTCGGCAATAGCCGCCTTCTCAGCGTACTGATTTTTACCTGGGTGCTGGTGCAAGGATTGTTGCCGATTTCGGTCAACGAGGGGCGCTACCGTAAACCGGCGGAAGGGCTGCTGCTGGTGCAGGCCTTTGTATTGGCCGGAGCGCTGCGCCGCAGACGGGCGTATGAGGATAAGGAATCTGGCGAACGCATGGCGGTCGAAACCGCGGATGCCCGGGGCGAGGGGCCTCCGCCAGTGCAGCCGATAGAAGCACCAAAATTACCGGAATCACCAGAATCACCGGCGCAAGACCATGTCCCAGCCTGA
- a CDS encoding GtrA family protein, with product MSQPEPLADVHSSEKDSFWLRPLLRLARRVGSFMLVGGVATGVQYLLLVVLIEWMGVFAVVASATAYGVAAVVSYLLNFYMTFQGRAGHRQALPRFMVVVAVGLGVNTLSFTLLLIFFPYLVAQLGATLVTLVSNYLLHQRWIYHSRV from the coding sequence ATGTCCCAGCCTGAGCCACTAGCGGACGTTCACAGTTCCGAAAAAGATTCCTTCTGGTTGCGGCCCCTGCTGCGTCTTGCCCGCCGGGTTGGCAGCTTTATGCTGGTGGGCGGTGTGGCGACCGGAGTGCAGTATTTACTGCTGGTTGTGCTGATCGAATGGATGGGGGTTTTCGCCGTTGTCGCATCCGCCACTGCCTACGGTGTTGCGGCGGTGGTCAGTTATTTGCTGAATTTTTACATGACCTTTCAGGGCCGGGCCGGGCACCGGCAGGCATTGCCCCGCTTTATGGTGGTGGTGGCCGTGGGTCTGGGGGTGAACACTCTGAGTTTCACCCTGTTACTGATATTTTTCCCTTATCTGGTGGCGCAGCTGGGGGCGACCCTGGTGACTTTGGTTAGCAACTACCTGCTGCACCAGCGCTGGATTTACCACTCGCGCGTTTAA
- the nadC gene encoding carboxylating nicotinate-nucleotide diphosphorylase, giving the protein MTPATANIPNLQQDIQRAVRDALAEDIGDGDITAQLIPEDREARARVITREDCVFCGQAWVEEVFRQLDPTLQVIWHVADGERVAADSALFELAGNARSILTGERCALNFVQTLSGTATTAAAYAALTKGSDIKILDTRKTIPGLRTAQKYAVLCGGCSNHRIGLYDAFLIKENHIAAAGGIANAVRQAHQIKPGALVEVEVESLDELRQALDAGADVIMLDEFTDEMTTEALLLAKGRAKIEISGSVNEARLKQLADLEVDYISSGSLTKHLRAIDLSLRLVSE; this is encoded by the coding sequence ATGACACCAGCCACTGCGAACATCCCGAACCTGCAGCAAGATATACAGCGCGCCGTACGCGATGCACTGGCCGAAGATATCGGCGATGGCGACATCACCGCGCAACTGATTCCCGAAGACCGCGAGGCCCGCGCCCGGGTCATCACCCGCGAAGACTGCGTATTCTGCGGCCAGGCCTGGGTGGAAGAAGTATTTCGCCAACTGGACCCCACGCTGCAGGTCATCTGGCATGTGGCAGACGGAGAGCGCGTGGCCGCCGACAGCGCCCTGTTTGAGCTGGCCGGCAATGCGCGAAGCATCCTCACCGGTGAGCGCTGTGCCCTGAATTTTGTGCAGACATTATCCGGCACCGCGACCACCGCGGCCGCCTATGCGGCGCTCACCAAAGGCTCCGACATCAAGATACTGGATACCCGAAAGACCATCCCGGGTCTGCGCACTGCGCAAAAATACGCCGTACTCTGCGGGGGCTGCAGCAATCATCGCATCGGCCTCTACGACGCCTTCCTGATCAAGGAAAACCATATCGCTGCTGCCGGTGGTATTGCCAATGCCGTGCGCCAGGCGCACCAGATCAAACCTGGCGCGCTGGTAGAAGTGGAAGTGGAAAGCCTCGATGAATTACGCCAGGCACTGGATGCCGGCGCCGACGTTATCATGCTCGACGAATTTACCGATGAAATGACCACCGAGGCTCTGCTGCTGGCGAAAGGACGCGCGAAAATCGAGATCTCCGGTAGCGTGAACGAAGCGCGACTAAAGCAGCTGGCTGACCTGGAAGTGGATTACATTTCATCCGGCAGCCTGACCAAGCACCTGCGGGCCATCGACCTGTCCTTACGACTGGTGTCCGAGTAA
- a CDS encoding DUF1631 domain-containing protein, which translates to MKDSNNVVSMQGALKEQHRAAKGTLSLPPPVTAVRDRAQVLLAEQAKLVFAKVDDSLFAMAEKAHGQDEQDGLFQALRLLRVERRKVVERFSSHLADAFLVRDVPADERDDPYSADNLSLVHNDDLEQLVAVDTMVANAKRDFSEPLTEISLRLNTLLSVKIYDKNNPLGPDAICDAFVEACRPLDLHIRARLTLLKKFEQLVMANLGKLYEQCNDLFVEHGVLPSLKQQRRAARQQRPSPGAQGVRGGQATAGAAAQERAGSMSTGGHGGGHGLLPLGAGVAPMPPQDLLSHLGALQSHLPENYDGEEIQLLNINSLLQQRLVEGRQSASLAKMDSDIIKLVEMLFSFILEDRNLAEPIKSQLGRLQLPLLKVAIADKSFFSKGGHPARKLLNELADAATGWQAKEGYAADPLFKQISEVVAKVLAEFDQDIHIFSTLLESFRAFILRERKRAEKLERRIVDEADGKAKTQAARARVAAVMDALTAERDLPPVVSEWLEKVWSNMLFLTCIKEGTESESWNRDVRTARDLVWSVHAPMPDSRKQLLGLLPALQERLRAGVEAVSLSAFDARRMFAGLKDVYRERFALAQRLAEERTRKAREAVRDEVSEQVRSQAAQETPAPAADVKADSAQPAEAVVELPQMEELEQVVAQAEVAPAVADEVEALPESDSHWQQTFRLAQGSWFELKRGDEEQFRCRLAAVIKDIDQFIFVNRNGAKVAEFTRVELAHALRNAQLMPLDDGMLFERALQSVIGTVRKSRGEMS; encoded by the coding sequence ATGAAAGACTCTAACAACGTGGTATCCATGCAAGGTGCGCTCAAGGAGCAGCATAGAGCGGCAAAAGGCACGCTCAGCCTGCCGCCACCGGTTACCGCTGTGAGGGACAGGGCTCAGGTGTTGCTTGCGGAGCAGGCCAAGCTGGTATTTGCCAAGGTGGACGATTCATTGTTCGCCATGGCGGAAAAGGCCCACGGCCAGGATGAGCAGGACGGACTGTTTCAGGCGCTGCGGTTGCTGCGGGTTGAGCGCCGCAAAGTGGTCGAGCGCTTCTCATCGCATCTGGCGGACGCATTTCTTGTGCGCGACGTGCCGGCGGACGAGCGCGATGACCCATATTCCGCCGACAATCTTTCATTGGTGCATAATGACGACCTGGAGCAGCTGGTCGCCGTCGACACCATGGTGGCCAATGCGAAACGGGATTTTTCAGAGCCACTGACCGAAATCTCGCTGCGCCTGAATACCCTCCTTTCGGTAAAGATCTACGACAAGAACAATCCCCTCGGCCCGGATGCCATCTGCGACGCTTTCGTAGAGGCCTGTCGGCCCCTTGACCTGCACATCCGTGCGCGCCTGACCCTGCTCAAGAAGTTTGAGCAGCTGGTTATGGCAAACCTCGGCAAGTTGTATGAGCAGTGTAACGACCTGTTTGTGGAGCACGGGGTACTCCCGTCGCTAAAGCAGCAGCGTCGCGCCGCGCGTCAGCAACGCCCAAGCCCTGGTGCTCAGGGCGTCCGCGGCGGACAAGCGACCGCGGGTGCGGCTGCACAGGAGCGCGCCGGTTCCATGTCGACCGGTGGGCACGGTGGCGGGCACGGCTTACTGCCGCTCGGCGCAGGTGTTGCGCCCATGCCGCCGCAGGATTTGCTGTCTCACCTGGGGGCGTTGCAGAGTCACCTGCCGGAGAATTACGACGGCGAAGAAATCCAGTTGCTGAACATCAATAGCCTGCTGCAGCAGCGCTTGGTAGAGGGGCGTCAATCTGCCTCTTTGGCCAAGATGGACAGCGACATCATCAAGCTGGTTGAGATGCTGTTCTCGTTCATTCTCGAGGATCGCAATCTCGCCGAGCCGATCAAGTCCCAGCTGGGTCGGTTGCAGCTGCCGCTTCTCAAGGTGGCCATCGCTGACAAGTCATTTTTCAGTAAAGGCGGGCACCCGGCGCGCAAGCTGCTGAACGAGCTGGCCGATGCCGCGACCGGCTGGCAGGCCAAAGAGGGCTATGCAGCGGATCCTCTGTTCAAGCAGATCAGTGAAGTTGTCGCGAAGGTCCTGGCCGAGTTCGATCAGGACATTCATATATTTTCGACGCTGCTGGAATCATTCCGCGCGTTTATCCTGCGCGAGCGCAAGCGCGCGGAGAAGCTGGAGCGCCGGATCGTCGATGAGGCGGATGGCAAAGCGAAAACCCAGGCCGCGCGCGCGCGGGTGGCCGCGGTGATGGATGCGCTGACCGCTGAGCGAGACTTGCCCCCGGTGGTTTCTGAGTGGCTCGAAAAAGTCTGGTCAAACATGCTGTTCCTCACGTGCATCAAGGAAGGGACCGAGAGCGAGAGCTGGAACCGCGATGTGCGCACCGCCCGAGACCTGGTGTGGAGTGTGCACGCGCCCATGCCGGATAGCCGTAAGCAGCTGCTGGGATTGCTGCCGGCGCTGCAGGAGCGGTTGCGGGCCGGCGTAGAAGCGGTTTCCCTCAGTGCCTTTGATGCCCGTCGCATGTTTGCCGGGCTGAAAGACGTGTATCGCGAGCGCTTTGCGCTGGCCCAGCGGCTAGCTGAAGAGCGCACCCGCAAGGCGCGCGAAGCGGTGCGCGACGAGGTCAGTGAGCAAGTGCGCAGCCAGGCAGCACAAGAAACGCCCGCTCCTGCAGCGGACGTAAAGGCCGATAGCGCCCAGCCGGCTGAAGCGGTGGTCGAGCTGCCGCAAATGGAAGAGCTGGAACAGGTGGTGGCGCAGGCTGAGGTGGCCCCCGCAGTGGCGGATGAGGTCGAGGCGCTACCGGAAAGCGATTCCCACTGGCAGCAGACCTTCCGCCTGGCCCAGGGCAGCTGGTTCGAGCTCAAGCGCGGGGATGAAGAGCAGTTCCGCTGTCGTCTGGCGGCCGTTATCAAGGATATCGACCAGTTTATCTTCGTTAACCGCAACGGGGCGAAAGTGGCAGAGTTCACTCGTGTCGAGCTGGCACATGCATTGCGCAACGCACAGCTGATGCCATTGGATGACGGAATGCTGTTTGAGCGTGCCCTGCAGTCGGTGATTGGCACCGTACGCAAGTCGCGTGGTGAAATGAGTTGA
- a CDS encoding DUF1631 domain-containing protein, with amino-acid sequence MNLINQKAIQWLQGRAEEVFAQVDDSLFTMAEKAHQQDEQDRLFHAIRALRVELSDVVDGFCDGVEERFRNPRNDHPDEEGGGSRASLSSLTLVNDEDLEQQVAIRTMISNVKRDHAESIAALSLRLDTLLPCKVYDENLPLGPAAICAAFAEVLDDVDIALRARMTVFKKFELHLINRLGELYDSCNGLLIEQGVLPTIEDPLRHRNRPGRPSQPAGQGAQGQAQPAQMPAEGQMSGAFPTGNPGTPGHAGGGFAMPAGMGYSAGSGTGGSMVSNGGYGLMPAGSGAAPMPTPTLVQQLGQFQMSLPAQSVPAGQLINVTELLQEHLKASNQSASLHELDSEVIRLVDMLFSFMLEDRNLAEPIKAQLIRLQLPMLKLAVADKAFFSKGGHPARRLLNEMADAAIGWQPGENYLNDPLYREVCTIVDGVLAEYDEDEQVFVRLLETFREFSVRERKRAAVMERRTIDEAQGAARVEASKARVAAVFDALTADRKLPKIVHEWLSRVWSSVLFRTCLKEGTSSGLWRQHVLTARDLIWSVVAPMPESSVKLRRLLPNLKQRLQQGAQSLSLSAGDQQRLLGGLEALYQERQKLGERVESERERRTRERLVQELRREADSVVPIPVAETVAADIVEEDVSPELDEARELPPGVKALPAVEEIQQVVSKAIAGGPKGKDANVSPKQDDHWQQTYHLKDSWFLLRHPEKLPMRCRLAAIISDLDQFMFVNRQGAKVGVYSRAELAQALRDEELMPLEQGPLFERALQYVVGNCGESKIAITV; translated from the coding sequence GTGAATCTGATCAATCAAAAAGCCATCCAGTGGTTACAGGGGCGCGCGGAAGAAGTCTTTGCCCAGGTAGACGATTCTCTGTTCACCATGGCAGAGAAGGCGCATCAGCAGGATGAGCAGGACCGCCTGTTTCACGCCATTCGTGCGTTGCGTGTGGAACTCAGCGATGTTGTGGATGGTTTTTGCGATGGCGTCGAAGAGCGCTTTCGCAATCCGCGCAACGACCACCCGGATGAAGAAGGGGGCGGAAGCCGCGCCTCCCTGAGCAGCCTGACTCTGGTGAATGATGAAGACCTGGAGCAGCAGGTTGCCATTCGCACCATGATTTCCAATGTCAAACGCGATCATGCGGAGTCGATTGCTGCGCTGTCCTTGCGTTTGGATACCCTGCTCCCCTGTAAGGTCTATGACGAGAACCTGCCGCTGGGGCCGGCCGCCATCTGTGCTGCTTTTGCCGAGGTTCTCGACGATGTCGATATCGCGCTGCGGGCGCGCATGACCGTATTCAAAAAATTTGAGCTGCACCTGATTAACCGGTTAGGTGAGCTGTATGACAGTTGTAATGGGTTGTTGATCGAGCAGGGCGTGCTGCCCACCATCGAGGATCCTCTGCGTCACCGCAACCGCCCGGGTCGGCCGTCACAGCCGGCGGGGCAGGGCGCGCAAGGCCAAGCGCAGCCGGCTCAGATGCCTGCGGAAGGCCAAATGTCTGGCGCTTTCCCTACCGGGAACCCGGGGACACCGGGGCATGCCGGTGGCGGCTTCGCGATGCCGGCAGGCATGGGGTATAGCGCAGGTTCTGGTACCGGCGGAAGCATGGTTTCCAATGGCGGTTACGGCCTGATGCCCGCGGGCTCAGGTGCTGCGCCCATGCCGACGCCCACCCTGGTGCAGCAACTTGGGCAGTTCCAGATGTCCCTGCCGGCCCAGTCGGTGCCCGCAGGTCAGCTGATCAACGTGACCGAGCTGTTGCAGGAGCATTTGAAAGCCAGCAATCAGAGCGCCTCCCTGCACGAGCTGGACAGCGAGGTTATCCGGCTGGTGGATATGCTGTTTTCCTTCATGCTGGAAGACCGCAACCTGGCGGAACCCATCAAGGCGCAGTTGATTCGCTTGCAGTTGCCCATGCTCAAGCTGGCGGTCGCGGACAAGGCCTTTTTCAGTAAAGGCGGGCATCCCGCACGGCGGTTGCTGAATGAAATGGCGGATGCCGCCATTGGTTGGCAACCGGGTGAAAACTATCTGAATGACCCCCTGTACCGCGAGGTCTGCACCATCGTCGATGGCGTGCTCGCAGAGTACGATGAAGACGAGCAGGTGTTCGTTCGCCTGCTGGAAACGTTCCGCGAGTTCTCGGTGCGCGAGCGCAAGCGTGCGGCGGTAATGGAACGCCGTACCATCGACGAGGCGCAGGGTGCGGCGCGTGTGGAAGCTTCCAAGGCCCGTGTGGCGGCGGTATTCGACGCGCTGACGGCCGATCGTAAACTGCCGAAAATCGTGCACGAGTGGCTCAGCCGTGTGTGGAGCAGCGTTTTGTTTCGCACCTGCCTGAAAGAGGGCACATCCAGTGGCTTGTGGCGTCAGCATGTACTCACTGCGCGCGACCTGATCTGGAGTGTGGTGGCGCCAATGCCGGAAAGCAGCGTCAAGCTGCGTCGCCTGCTACCCAATCTCAAGCAGCGTCTGCAGCAAGGTGCGCAGTCCCTGTCTCTGAGTGCCGGTGACCAGCAGCGGCTGTTGGGTGGGCTGGAGGCACTGTATCAGGAGCGCCAGAAACTGGGTGAGCGGGTGGAATCCGAGCGGGAACGCAGAACCCGTGAGCGTCTGGTGCAGGAGCTGCGGCGTGAGGCGGATAGCGTGGTGCCTATTCCGGTCGCCGAAACGGTGGCAGCGGACATTGTGGAGGAAGATGTATCTCCGGAACTGGATGAAGCGCGCGAGTTGCCACCGGGAGTGAAGGCGCTGCCTGCGGTCGAAGAGATTCAGCAGGTGGTCAGCAAAGCCATCGCAGGCGGACCGAAAGGTAAGGACGCCAATGTATCCCCGAAACAGGATGACCACTGGCAGCAGACCTATCACTTGAAAGACAGCTGGTTCCTGTTGCGTCATCCGGAGAAGTTGCCGATGCGCTGTCGTTTGGCGGCGATTATCAGCGATCTCGATCAGTTTATGTTCGTCAATCGGCAGGGCGCCAAGGTGGGGGTCTATTCCCGCGCCGAGCTTGCGCAGGCGTTGCGTGACGAAGAACTTATGCCACTGGAGCAGGGCCCTCTGTTTGAGCGCGCGCTTCAATATGTGGTGGGTAACTGCGGAGAGAGTAAAATCGCCATTACGGTGTAA
- the ampD gene encoding 1,6-anhydro-N-acetylmuramyl-L-alanine amidase AmpD, translated as MKYQVQSGWLSGVRRVPSPHCNSRPDDAEVDLLVIHSISLPPGQYGGSYIDEFFLGHLDIDAHPYFSEIGTLQVSAHFLIDRNGRVTQYVPLTERAWHAGQSTFCGRENCNDFSIGIELEGLDTDTFTPAQYQSLAEVTQAIMAAYPAIDRSRITGHSDIAPGRKLDPGPGFDWDLYFRRLQQVQGDDPAG; from the coding sequence GTGAAATATCAGGTTCAGTCAGGATGGCTGTCCGGCGTGCGCCGGGTACCCAGCCCACACTGCAACAGTCGCCCGGACGATGCGGAAGTGGACCTGCTGGTGATTCACAGTATCAGCCTTCCGCCGGGCCAATACGGTGGCTCCTACATTGATGAGTTCTTTCTTGGCCATCTGGATATCGATGCCCATCCCTACTTTTCCGAAATCGGCACCCTGCAGGTGTCTGCCCACTTTTTGATCGATCGCAACGGTCGGGTTACGCAGTATGTACCGCTCACCGAGCGCGCTTGGCATGCGGGCCAGTCCACATTCTGTGGACGGGAAAACTGCAATGATTTCTCCATCGGCATCGAACTGGAGGGACTGGATACGGACACCTTCACGCCTGCACAGTATCAGTCCCTGGCCGAGGTGACGCAGGCGATCATGGCGGCTTACCCGGCGATTGACCGCTCGCGCATCACCGGGCACTCGGATATCGCTCCCGGCAGAAAGCTGGACCCGGGCCCCGGATTTGACTGGGATCTGTACTTCAGGCGATTGCAGCAGGTTCAGGGAGATGACCCCGCGGGCTAA